In a genomic window of Panicum virgatum strain AP13 unplaced genomic scaffold, P.virgatum_v5 scaffold_5549, whole genome shotgun sequence:
- the LOC120694397 gene encoding putative disease resistance protein RGA3: MASIEGAAVSAILKILANKLAPSMLKQYSSIVGVTMDLQDLKGRFEDISSWLEKAGCKTTDNDQFFIRKLKHVAYDVDDIVDEFHLEAEKHEAEVANNIVSKCLCTKPKSYLFQFKAALKIKAIKNRFDAIVKQRTDFSAIVNSLPEGHPVPHMNRTAKATPIVPNVAVASIICGREREKQEIISKLVDKNNQQIIKIVSIIGLGGSGKTALSNLVFGDGNTVKDHFEVRIWVHVPQEFDVQQLMMKMFEAITYQKSEHHSIQNIIQTIADTLTGKRYLLVLDDVWTVDRSQWEDFMLYIKRGAPGSSILLTSRNRNVAEAVESTDLSKLSSLSKDDSWTVFTQIIGEDIKGLDSELLEVGREIVNKCGGVPLAIKVLANVLRGKTRIEQWKAVRDSNLLDAEDKEHRVLASLMLSYSHLPSHLKRCFTICSLFPKGLPLDKQQLVDQWIAHNVISLTHGYNCLEDVGDECFNSLVQVSFLQDVKEYFGRVCCEMHDLLHDLAYIYLCQCMELAALSNSIGRNKKLRVLKLDHTKIKELPLVELPKEINNLEKLQVLNLENRGELVNLPEGTSKLEKLQVLNLEGCRKLVELPDGIVKFERLQVLNLKDCEELRGMPIGIGQFSSQLQKLPLFVVGNGKSLLEYQSSQM; this comes from the exons ATGGCCAGTATCGAAGGTGCTGCTGTGTctgcaattttgaaaattttggcaaaCAAGTTAGCTCCATCGATGTTGAAGCAGTACAGCTCTATAGTGGGTGTGACAATGGATCTCCAGGATCTCAAGGGTCGATTTGAGGATATCAGCTCCTGGCTAGAAAAAGCAGGATGTAAAACAACGGATAATGATCAATTTTTCATCAGAAAATTGAAACACGTCGCATACGacgttgatgatattgttgatGAGTTCCATCTAGAGGCTGAGAAGCATGAAGCTGAAGTTGCCAACAATATTGTGTCAAAATGTCTCTGCACAAAACCAAAATCATATCTGTTTCAATTCAAGGCTGCCCTCAAGATCAAGGCTATAAAGAATAGATTTGATGCAATAGTGAAGCAAAGAACTGACTTCAGTGCAATAGTAAACAGTTTGCCGGAAGGTCATCCTGTTCCACACATGAACAGGACTGCCAAGGCAACTCCAATAGTGCCAAATGTTGCTGTGGCATCAATAATATGTGGAAGAGAGCGAGAAAAGCAGGAAATAATATCTAAACTGGTGGACAAAAATAACCAACAGATAATCAAGATAGTCTCCATAATTGGGCTTGGTGGCTCTGGGAAAACTGCCTTGTCTAACCTAGTTTTCGGTGATGGTAACACCGTAAAGGATCATTTTGAAGTAAGAATATGGGTTCATGTGCCCCAAGAATTTGATGTCCAACAGCTTATGATGAAGATGTTTGAAGCCATTACTTATCAAAAATCTGAACATCATTCCATACAGAACATAATTCAAACTATAGCAGATACGTTGACTGGAAAGAGGTATTTGCTTGTATTAGATGATGTTTGGACTGTGGACCGAAGTCAATGGGAAGATTTTATGTTATATATAAAGAGAGGAGCACCTGGAAGTAGTATTTTGTTGACAAGTCGCAACAGAAATgttgcagaagcagtggaatcAACAGATCTGTCGAAGTTGTCGTCCTTGTCTAAGGATGATAGCTGGACAGTGTTCACTCAGATCATTGGTGAGGACATAAAAGGTTTGGACTCTGAATTATTGGAAGTTGGGAGAGAGATTGTGAATAAATGTGGTGGGGTGCCACTTGCAATTAAAGTTCTTGCAAATGTCCTTCGTGGCAAGACACGTATAGAACAATGGAAGGCCGTGAGAGACAGTAATCTACTAGATGCTGAGGATAAAGAGCATAGAGTATTAGCAAGCTTGATGTTGAGCTATTCCCATTTACCATCCCATCTGAAACGGTGCTTCACAATATGTTCATTGTTTCCTAAAGGCCTTCCGCTCGATAAACAACAATTGGTTGACCAATGGATTGCTCACAATGTGATTAGTTTGACTCATGGTTACAATTGCTTGGAGGATGTTGGCGACGAGTGCTTCAATTCACTTGTGCAAGTTTCTTTTCTCCAGGATGTGAAGGAATATTTTGGGAGAGTGTGTTGCGAGATGCATGATTTGCTTCATGATCTTGCCTA CATTTATCTTTGCCAGTGCATGGAGCTTGCAGCCTTGTCAAATTCTATTGGTAGAAATAAAAAGCTAAGAGTTCTTAAACTAGATCATACCAAGATTAAGGAGCTACCA CTAGTAGAGCTACCTAAAGAAATTAACAACTTGGAGAAGCTTCAAGTTTTGAACTTGGAAAATCGTGGGGAACTGGTAAATCTACCTGAAGGCACTAGCAAGTTGGAGAAGCTTCAAGTTTTGAACCTCGAAGGCTGTAGGAAGCTGGTAGAGCTGCCTGATGGCATTGTCAAGTTTGAGAGGCTTCAAGTTTTGAACCTGAAAGATTGTGAAGAATTGAGAGGGATGCCTATAGGCATTGGACAATTCAGCAGTCAACTACAAAAGTTGCCCTTATTTGTTGTGGGTAACGGTAAAAGTTTGCTGGAATATCAGAGCTCGCAAATGTAG